GAATAATTCATTTGATTCGGGCTTTAGATACAGGTCATTGACTTTTTCTGTTTGATGAACGGGAGTATCGTGTGTTTGCTCGGTTACCTCTGTCTCTTTTGATGGTTTCGTATCAAAAGACTGTTGTGTCATGTGCTTATCTTCTAGGATAAGATCATCCGCCCCATTAAAGGTCGCGGTGTTAGTCAGATAATAATAACTACCCGCAAAACTTAAAAGAGCGGTAAGTCCCAAAGCAAGTAGGCTTTTTTTTGTTAAACTCAATCCGTTTTTAACAGGTAGAGACGGAAAGTCGATCTCTTTGTTCAAGATAAAAATTTGAGATGCGTAGATACCAAAAAGTAACGGGCTTTGGCCGATCATTATACTTTGATCATCGAGAGAGGTTGTGAGCAGTCGGCAGGATGTTTTTTTACTAGGATTTCTTTTCCTTGCGGTGAGGCTAAATAATAATACTCAGCATCTTGACCTCTTGGAACTTCTAAGAGCATTTTATGCGCTTGTTTTTCCAGCCAAACGGTGAAATTAGTTGTGAGCGAAAAGAGTTTTCCTAAATAGACAAAGACTAGCACCAAATAAATCAAGGCTAAAAGACAACCAATCCCTAAAGCTGAGTGATAAAGGGTTTCCAATTTATATAACGAAAATGAGCTGTGAGCGATTGTTCTCCTTTGTTGGTAGACAAGAGTTGAAATGCCAAAAAAGAAAAGTGAAGATAGTAGAAAAAGGCCGCTTACAACCCATAAAACATGTTTATATGTTTTTTGGTATTGTTGGATAATCGTTTCTTTGACAGATAACAATTCAATAATAAGTAGTTCAGAATTCATAGTTAGATACCTCGAAAGTTTATTATATGTTGGCTGATGTTTAATCATACAAGTATAATACGGCACTTGTAATCTTACAACTCTATTTTTGTAAATGAAAAAGAAACTGAATAAATTTTGTATCTCTCAAGAATCTTTTCAACATCTACAGCTGTTTACATTAAAATAGAGCTTTTTATGGTATTCTATTAAGCAAATAGTTAGTTTGCTAGAATAAAAAATAAAAGGATACGATAAGGAGACGACTAATGATCAGAATAGAAAAAGTGAACATAAATAATCCAGATTTAGTAGAGTTAATAAAAGAATTAAATGATTTTTTTAATGAAGAGTGGGGAACAGAGGTAGCTCAAAGCTATCAAAATCATCACAATCTTACTGAGATGTCTTGTGCAGTTGTGGCTTACGATGAACAAGAGGCAGTTGGCTGTGGTTGCTGGAAACTTCTTGATGAGCACACGCCAGAAATCAAACGAATGTTTGTCAAACCAACGAGTCGCGGCAATGGAGCTGCTGGAAAAATCATGCAAGCACTAGAAAGTGATATACTAGAGCAAGGTTACCAGCAAGCTGTGTTAGAAACGGGTAAAGACATGCTGAGTGCTATTGGCTTCTATGAAAGACATGGATACCAGATCATTCAAAATTATGGCGAGTTTGTTGGAGATGAATTATGTATTTGTATGAAAAAACGACTTGAACTCAAACCTAACTAAACGTAACAGTGAAAAAATGATAGACCACTTTTGATTGAATAAAAAAGCTTTTAAGCACAATAAATCTATAATATTTAAGAGATGTTAAGTGAGGTCTAGGGGGATGGACATGGAAGAAAAACAATTTAGTATAACAATACCTGAAAAGATAGTAGAAGAATTTGACTTAGAACATGAAGATGAAGTGATATTAAGTATTAAAGATCAAAAAATAGTGATCGAACCAAAAAAGAAAACAACTGGCAATCAGACACTGTCACTAAGATGGTTTTTGATCCCAACCACTGTAATTAGCCTGTTGTTTTTGGGGTATTTATTTTACACTGATAAAAGTCAAATTGCTTTAGTTGGCGCGTATTCGATTGCGAATTTTGTCCTTTCGTTTGGGGTGTTAAGTGGCGTGTTTAGTTTTTTGCTCTTTTTCATCAAAGGGAAAAGAAATCAAGTGACAACGCAATCAAAGGATATTTATTGGCGTAATTTCCCTGCAATTTTACTTTCATTTATTGTGATTTTGGTCTTTGCATTACTCGTTTTTTTCAAGATGATTGGGTTGGTTTTTATCGGTGCGACGTTTGATCGTTATACAGCGACACTGTTATTTTTCGTCTTTGTAGGGCTAGTCAATTATTTTATGATTTACTCAGCGTTGTCAATTACACCAGCTAAACTTACAAATGTGTTGATTTTTGTGATTATTGGCGGTGTTCTACTAGCCATGATTACAAACAAAGATTATCAATGGTGGCAATTTAACTTTAGCTTTTTAGGAACGATTGAAGCCAAAGACAGTTGGCAATTTAATGTAACGTTGATGTTTTCTTCCTTGTTGATGATTGCCTTGATCGATGGCTTATTCGTCGAGTTGCAAAAAGCGATTCCGCATAGTAAACGATTAACGATTTTACGGGTTCTTTTGACGTTGACAGCTTTGAATCTTGGGGCGGTTGGTCTATTTCCGTATACTGAAACGGGTCCATTTCAAGGCGTTCATAATCAGGTTGCTGGTTATTTAGTTTATTTGATCGTTATTTTGATTGTGGGGATCAAGTGGTTTTTACCAAATGTAACGAAAGAGTTTCTGTCGATTTCTTATATGATTGCGGCGACATTAGTTGTAGTTGTGGTGTTATTTCAATGGACCGACTATCTTTCACTGACAGCATTTGAACTATTATCATTTATGCTGGCATTTAGCTGGATCATACTACTGCTTCAAAACTTACAGAAAATGGCGCAAAATATTAATAATACATTTCAGGTCAAGGTTAATTTTGATTATGAAAAACAAGTGACAGAGGACTAAAAATATTTTTTGAGATGGATAGCCAGAAATTGTTTATTCGTACTTAGGGTGTGAAACAAAAGTTGTTTTGACTTTTGTCTCACATCCTTTTTTTAGACAAACAATCCCTAGCTATCCAGATAACGAGACATCAATTCCATATGATGCATGACAGCAGCTTTTCTCATGACACCCATTCCGGGAAATTTATCTTTAGACGCTGCATCAAATAGCAACTCAAGTCCTAATGTTAGCGTGTTACCACATAATTTGTTTGCCCACTCCTGCACGTCATCCATAAGTTCAAAAAATTTATCTTTTTGAGTCAGAGCGTCTTCACTTGAAAGAAAATGGTGAATGCGCAAGCGCTCATTCTCAAAATAGACCAGGTGTAAGCTTAAGCGTTTTGAAGGATAGCTATGCTCATAGTAAATCCGACTATCGATAGAGAAATCGCTAAATCCCACAAAACCATTTTTTCGAAAGGTCAAATGAGCATCCGAAAAAAGTTCATCAGAACATTCCTGATAAAAGCTTGATTTAGGCAGTCGGGTAAAAACATCTTGTGAAAGAATCTTTTCGCCTTTGACTTTTTGCAGCAGACGGAATTCTTTTGGAATCAAAACTGTTGTTTGATTTGTCTGCCAATCGCTCTCTAGGGCAGGTGTTGAGTTGCCGATCACAAACAATTGCGGTTTTTCACTCAAGGTTTCAATCGGCTGTTCAACGATCATCGCTTTGCATAGAGACAATGATTTTAGATAAAAGAGGCCATCCTCTGTTAAAAAATCCCCAGCTTGAGGGTTTTGAATAAGATAAAAGGGATGTTTTTCTTGTTGAAACAGGTCAATGAACTTTTTTAATGTCTTGGAATTTTTAACAGGTTCAATGATTGGCACAATCTGGGAAGACAGCCGATTTTGTTCTACTAACGCTGTCAAAGCGAACAAATCAAACTGTTTACCACGAAAATAGGGATAATACATTATTTTTCCTCCAAAAGACGTCGTTCCAATTCAAGATAAGCCTCACGAGTGGCATCTAGTTCATTTTTTAAGGCTTCGATCGCTTGATCACAAATATCTTCAGCGAAGCGATCATAAAAATTCACCCCACCGCCAAACAAGTCATAATCGGGTTGTCTTTTCTTTAATTCTTTGTAAATTTGGTCAGTTGAAAAGACTCGCAGGCCTCGCGCTGTTTGCTTGGCTTTCCCAACTTCACGGGCTTGAGCGGTGATCAAACGAAAAAGCAGTTCTTGTTCATTGACTAAAAGCTCTTGTTTTTGCGGTTTTTTCTCTATTGTAAAATACCCAGGTAACATTTGATCCTCTGTAGAAAGGTACTGATGATAAACCATGACGCCTATATGACTGGGAATCTCTTCCTTTATTTTTTCAAAAAGAGCTCCTGGTAATACAAAATAATTATAGTTTCCGATAAAGGAAAGTTTTGCTTTTGAACGAAAGTCAGCTTTACTTGCCTTTAATTCATAACAGCGCCATTCAAATTGCTTCTCAGCAGTCAAGCGACAACTTAATGTATCAACAATACCTTGCTCATCTGGCATTGTCACTTCCTCAACCACAATATCTCCATTTTCCCGACAATAATAATAAAGAACTTCTTCCATCTGGGTCGTTAATGATGTTTTCATTGTGAACTCCTTTTTTCTTTTATTCTACTATAAAACGTATGTTCGTAAAAATAAAGTGTTTTTTTACTTTAGACAGAATAGATAGTTAATTTATTAATTAGTACCATTGTCTATCGATTTAATTGCTTGTAAATAAATATTTTTTGGATATTAATGGAAAAAAAATGATAAATAGGCTAATTATCAATCATAAACGAAAAGTGTGATAATCCTCTATTTATTGAAAAACAAGGGAGGATTAGCTAATCATAACAGCTTGTATGTTTTTATTTTTCATTAAAATATAAAAAAATAATCATAATAAAGAAGGAAAAAGGATATTATATAATTATACGAAACTATTAAAAAAGGAGCTTATTCATGAAGAAAAGAAAATTACATATATTTATGCTTGCAGTTTTACTCACGCAGAGCTTTAGTTCAACTGTAAGCGTATTTGCAACGACTGATACAGAAGAAAATGCTCAGAATGGACAAGCAATTGACACTCAAACACAAGAAAATCTGCAAACAGACTTATCGAGTGATGAAGAAAAAATGTCGCTAGAAAATTCAAAGACAAGTGAAACGGATGAAACAGTAGAAAGTGAAGCATCGATTACTGTGCAAGACGATAGTCAAGTAGAGGAAACGGAACAGTCGACCAAAGAAGCGGCAACGACTCCCAAAACAAAAGCTGCCAAGGCTAACTTAACGATTGAAGATGAGCTTTTAACAAGTATGACAATTACTAACATGGAGGGTGTCGAATACAGTCAAAGTAATGTAAATCGACTGTTGAACACAACACCCGTTACCGCTAAACTGAACTTTGTGATCAAGGATCAGGATTATGTACCAGGTTCAGTTTATACAATGACGCTACCTGATCATTTGGGCTATTCAGATATCAGTGGGGAAGTAGCCAATGTTGGAGCTAATTGGTCAGTTGACGCACAAAGTAAGACATTGACGATCACCTTCAATCAGCGTATTACTGAAACGCAGTTTAATTTGGATTTAAAAAGTTATGTGTATACAGATGCCGAACCTTTAGTAACGATCAAAACACCTGGGCAAACAACCAATCAATATAACTTTGATCTGTACGAAGAGGTAGCACCTATTAAGTATGAGGAAACGACTAATAAGTATGGTATTCAAGGAAATATTTATTATAACTTAGACAGATCATTATCTGGCAGTCAGACATTAGAAATAGTAATGTCAAATTCACCTGGAGCAACGTTTGATAATACCTCTAAGGAGCCGATCGGTGTTTTTTCATATGATGTAGATATCAACGGAAATGTGATTGCTGCTTCCAAACAAGCCTTAGCAAAAGACCAAGACTATACAATCGATGAAGACAATGCATACCGAGGTGCAGTTACGATTACAAATATGGATCAACAAAAAGCATATGCTTTATCCGTTGATCGTGCTTTAGCGTTGGAGAGTGTTTCCAATTATTCCTATAGTTTTTACAATAATTATCCGACGACTAAATTAGGTTCAGTCAGTTTAAATCGGTCAACTGCGCAATATGGCGGGCTTGAATTTACCGCAAAAACCAGTAAAGATCAAAAATCTTTAAAAGAAGTTAATTTAGGTTCGTTACAAAGTGCTAATTTCCAAGCAAAAGGAAATTATTATGTCTATATTTACAATATCCCTACACAAACCAAAGTAGGAGAACAAATCGTTTTGGAAAGCAAAAATGGACAAAAAATCACTGAGTATCAATTTTCTGCTACTGATACAGAGTATCAAACAGTTCCGTTTACTGATTTTTTTGAGGTGAAACAAGAAGAGAACAAACTGATTTTAACAGCAACGAAAGACAGTGTGTTAAGACTAAAAGCGGAAAAGCTGATCATTCCTTTTGACCAAAAGGATATTGATATTACACTTAGCACACCTGTTGTAAATGGTGGCAAGGAAATAATGCTGGTCTCTGACCAATACCTTCAGCCAATTTCAATCATCAATCCTAATAATGTAGAGACGGCTTGGGGAAACGCCGATGCAAATGGTGCCTACTCTGGCGATACAACAATAGCGATTGAAGGAAGCGATAAAACACCAGTAAAGAATGCTGCAATCAAAATTGAACACCCGAATTACTTAAAACTAAGAATGCCAACAGGGGAGTACTCTGATTACAAACTAAATAGAGATTATACAATAACCTCGGTCGAAGGCGGGACATTGATCAAATTTACAACGCCTGTCACCCGTTCATTCAATCTGGATCTAGGTTTCAACTATATTCCAGACAGTTTAGCAAAAAGTAAAAGTATTCCTATTGATACGCTTGATGTAACACTAAGTGCCGATGACTATGAAGCGGTTCATACAACCGTTAGAACCGGTAGAAAGATGTATTCAGAGCGAACACTGCAAGGAAGTAAAAATCAATTTTTAGTAAACGCAAGAAATGATTCGTTTGATAACTTGAGCATCACAACTAAAATTCCTAATGGTGTAGACGTAGTTTTTGATATTTATGATGTCTCGAATGACCAAGTTGAATCGATTTATCCGCAGTATTGGGATCGAGGACAATATTTTGATAAACCATTAGCACCAACTAGTGAAGCGTATCCGACAATCACCTTCGATGAAGCTACGAATAGTTATAAATTTGATTTTGGTAAAACCTCAAAACGCTATATTGTTGAATACAAATATGCCAATGGCTGGATCGATACTAAGACAATCAATGTAACGGGAAGTGCTGTCGAACCATTATATGGTGATCAAGTAATGTCAGCGATCGTCGCCGTAAACAACGAAGGAGTAGAGATCTTATCAGCCAATCAAACGGCTCATGAGTCATTGAAAAACGTCACAAAAAATGAAATCAAAACTAAAAATATCAATAGCGGAACACGCAGTGTCAAAAATCCAACCTTCGATATTAAAACAAAAGGAAATACAAATGCTGGCATTGATTTAAATTCGATCGTGATCGAAGGAGTTCCGCAAGATGTTTATACAATTAAGCAAACAGCGACAGGTGCTCAAATCATTTTTGACGAGTACACGCTAACTGAAAATATCACGATTACGTACAATACAGTTTCCAAAAATGCTGGGCAAATTTCTACTGAAACAAGTATTAGCGCAGATAATTTAGAACAAATGACGGAAACCCGCAGAACAGTGACAACAACACCACTTGTTTTGAGATTCTCTGATGGAGATGCAGAAGGAATCGTTTATTTGGCTCAAGCGCAATTTCGTGCGTATAATGAGAAAGACCAAGCGATCAATATTCCTAATGTTTTATTTGAACTAGTCGACAATGTGACCCACAATCAAACGGAGTTTACTACAGATGAAAATGGCGAATACAAATTTGATGCAATCATGTCCGGCGAATATACGTTAAGAGCAACCGCTATACCAGTAGGTTATACGATTGCTGAGGAGTATCTTGAGGGCAAAGCCATTAAAGTGATGAAGGATACGAATTCGTTTGAAATTCCTCTTAAAGAAGTAGTAGATCACACTAGTGTCAGCGCCAAGGATTCAACGATCTATGTCGGAAGCCACTGGCAACCAGAGGATAATTTCACAGGAGCCACAGATCAAGAGGGCAAGCCAATGGCATTTGATCAAATCACAGTGGCTGGAACAGTAGACACTGAAAAAGTCGGAGAGTATGAAATCACGTATCGCAATCAAGACAAAGAAGCAAAAGCCATCGTTTTCGTTGTTGCTAATCAGGAAACGTTGTTTGTCAAAGATTCAACGATTTATGTAGGTGATTCATGGCAAGCCAAAGATAACTTTGTGTCAGCGACAGATGAGCATGGGGCAAGCATTCCGTTTGAAGAGATAACACCTTCTGGAACCGTTGATACAACAAAACCAGGCATCTATGAAATGACTTATCGCTTCAGCGGACAAACAGAAATTGCTAAAATTACTGTCTTACCAAACCAAACCAGTGTTCTCGGGAAAGATTCAACAATCTCTGTGGGGACAACTTGGACGCCAGCAGATAATTTTGTTGAAGCAACAGACAAAACAGGAAAACCTGTTGCTTTTGACCAAATCACTGTAACAGGAACAGTCGATACAAGTAAAGTTGGTGATTATGAAGTCACATACGAAAACCAAGGGCAAAAAGATCAAATAATTGTCCATGTTGTAGCTGTCAAAGCAACGCTTGCTGTCAAAGATTCTACCATCTATGTAGGAGATCCTTGGAAAGCTGCTGATAATTTTATATCAGCAACAGATGAAACAGGACAAACGATTTCAATTCAAACGATCACCGTAACAGGAACGGTCGATACAACAAAAGCAGGCGTCTATGAAGTGGTGTATGGATATGGCACCCTAAAGGAAACTGCTAAGGTTACAGTAAAAGCGGATCAATCAACCTTAGTTGTAAAGGACTCTACTATTTACGTAGGGGATGATTGGCAGAGTGTAGACAACTTTGTATCAGCAACTGATCGCGATGGTAAAGCCATTTCTTTTGAAGAGGTAGAAGTAACTGGAACTGTTGAGACGAAAGAAAAAGGTGAAAATCAAGTATCGTACACAATTCAAACAACTCAAAAAGCTGATCCAAGTAACACTAAAAAAGCGGTAAAAGCTCAAAAACAACGAACGGAAACAGCTAAAATCACAGTGCTTGAAAGAAATTCACCCAAACCAAATGAAACAAATAAGAAGCAAACGCATCTTTCTAAACAAAACAAGCAAGGGCATCTACCTAAAGCTGGTGAAAAAGACAATCACTATGTTCGTTTGATTGGATTGTTAGCTCTATCCATCACAATGATTGGCGTGATTCGATCAAGAAAACGGAGAACAGATTAGCTGAACGATATAGAGAATCGGGGCTGGGCCAAAAGTAGTGTTTAATCTACTTTTGGCTCATCCCTCTATTCGATTCTATCAGTATTAGGAGGTACAAGAAGAGATGACAAACAAACCGTTGATATTCGGTACAGCATTACTATTTTCGTCAGCGCTTTTTTTTCATGTTGATCCATTTTATGGAGAAGAAGCAACAACGCCTGGAAAATATAAAATGACATACGAAGTAGATGGAAAAGTCGAAACAGCTACGATCGAAGTGAAAGAAAATCAGACGGAGCTTTTACTAAAGGACATTATTATTAGGCAAAACGACCAATGGTCTCCTTTAGACAATGTCGTTTCATTGAAAGGTAAGGATGGCGAACCGTTAGATTTAAAACAAGTGACGATCAAGCACAATGTGAATACCCGAGAACCTGGGCGTTACTTTGTAAAGTTTTCCTACGATAACTATGTTTCTATCGCTAACGTATCAGTCAATCAGTTTACCCATTCTGAGCAGAAAAAAAGAGTAGTACAGCGCTATTTGCCAATTGAAACTCAAACGAAAATCATGCTGAATGATGAATTGTTAAAAAATCAACCTGTTAAGCAAAAGATGAACGTAAACACTTCCAGTGGAGGGGATCTGCCAGGTGCCACGGAGTTTGGAAATATGTTGAGTTTCCTATCAGGAACACTTCTGTATGGAACAAGGAGAGTATAAATGGATTTCTTGTTATTAGATGATCGAGCAAATTTGAAACTGTCAATCATCCGAAAGTTAGAACAGAAATATTCGTTTTCAGAACGTAAGGATGTTTTATGTGAGGAATTGACTATCTCTCAGTATCTTTTAGAGCACAGCGTTCTGGAAATAAACGAGGATTTGAAAAGATTTGAATTGATCGAGGGGATGGAATTGCTTGAGCAAAATAATGAAATCATTCTTTTTCAAGACGCTCAAGTTTCATCAAGTGTTGTTGAGGAAAAATATTTAAAGTTTTCTCTGGAATTTACACTATTGCAAACGATATTTTTCAATCAATTTACTTCGATCAAAAAATACGGAGAAAAGCATGGGATGAGCCGGACTGTTGTGTACAAAATTGTTGATAGAATCCGGAAAGAGCTAGTACAATATGATATAAAATTATCTAAAACATTTCAACTAGTGGGCAATGAGATGAAGATTCGTCAGTATTTTAACATGCTCTACTATCGAATATATAAAGATTCGGACGAATTATACAATCAATCGGATATCTTATCTGTCAATGAATTACTTGTTGCTACTAAACGCTATTGTGAAGAAGTAAATACTTTTTATCTTTTTAAACATTATTTGTTTGTTATGTTAGAAAGAGCGAGGAGAAAACCCAACTACTTTTTATCTAGTAAGTTTCAGTCAGCTGATTTTGATGAAGAAAAAGGATTATACCAAACGATCGCTCAATGGAGTCAGCAAACACTAAATGGAACGAATCGTGAAAGAGAAGTTGAAGTGAGGGGGATTCTTAGCCAGTTGTCCGTACATCGAATTGAGCTTTGCACTCTTGAAAATGAGGTAGTTAAAACATATCGAAAGCAATTAGAGCAGCAATTTCTTAAGTATCCACAGCTGAAATTAAGCGGATCTGAGTTTTGTAACAGTGTGGATAAGGTAATCTATCAGCATTACTTTATTTCACCTTTGCTAGATATCACAATGCGCGTGATGGACTTAGAGTTTTTTCATGAACGTTATCCGATCATATTTGAAATTTGCCATACATTTATTTATCAATTGAAAGAGGAGGAATTTAGATTTAGTAAAAAATCCCTTTTTCTTAATTTACTACTGATTCTTTCTCAACAATATGATCAGGAAAGCGAGATGAATACGATTAATATTCATGTGAGTTTCACACATGGAGAAAAATATAATCAATTCATCCAAGCCCAGATTCAAATTTTTGATTCCTTTAGCATCAATTTTCAGCCAGTTATTCGTCCAGATACAGATCTAATCGTCTCTGACTATCTTCCCAAAACAACTTTTTCAGCACGAAGTCTGATCTGGCTCGCTCCGCCTAGAGCAAGTGACTGGCGAAATTTTGGCAATGAGATTGTGCAAATCAATAAAGCGTTACAGCTGAATAGGAATAGAAAGAAGAAATAGAAGGACTGAATAGAGAGAGCCAGAAATGAACTGCAAGTCAGTTTTATTTCTGGTTTTCTTTTTTATTTATGTAATCAGTATTTTTTCTGAAACTAAAGGGGTAGCAACTGGTTAAATCATCATAAAGGATGCGCTTTTTTTATAGATTGCATATTTTGCTTGAATGCTTCTTATGATAAACTGAAAGTGGTTGGATAAAAGTAAAGGAGAATCATAATGAGTCAAATGCA
The Enterococcus silesiacus DNA segment above includes these coding regions:
- a CDS encoding peptidase, which codes for MKKRKLHIFMLAVLLTQSFSSTVSVFATTDTEENAQNGQAIDTQTQENLQTDLSSDEEKMSLENSKTSETDETVESEASITVQDDSQVEETEQSTKEAATTPKTKAAKANLTIEDELLTSMTITNMEGVEYSQSNVNRLLNTTPVTAKLNFVIKDQDYVPGSVYTMTLPDHLGYSDISGEVANVGANWSVDAQSKTLTITFNQRITETQFNLDLKSYVYTDAEPLVTIKTPGQTTNQYNFDLYEEVAPIKYEETTNKYGIQGNIYYNLDRSLSGSQTLEIVMSNSPGATFDNTSKEPIGVFSYDVDINGNVIAASKQALAKDQDYTIDEDNAYRGAVTITNMDQQKAYALSVDRALALESVSNYSYSFYNNYPTTKLGSVSLNRSTAQYGGLEFTAKTSKDQKSLKEVNLGSLQSANFQAKGNYYVYIYNIPTQTKVGEQIVLESKNGQKITEYQFSATDTEYQTVPFTDFFEVKQEENKLILTATKDSVLRLKAEKLIIPFDQKDIDITLSTPVVNGGKEIMLVSDQYLQPISIINPNNVETAWGNADANGAYSGDTTIAIEGSDKTPVKNAAIKIEHPNYLKLRMPTGEYSDYKLNRDYTITSVEGGTLIKFTTPVTRSFNLDLGFNYIPDSLAKSKSIPIDTLDVTLSADDYEAVHTTVRTGRKMYSERTLQGSKNQFLVNARNDSFDNLSITTKIPNGVDVVFDIYDVSNDQVESIYPQYWDRGQYFDKPLAPTSEAYPTITFDEATNSYKFDFGKTSKRYIVEYKYANGWIDTKTINVTGSAVEPLYGDQVMSAIVAVNNEGVEILSANQTAHESLKNVTKNEIKTKNINSGTRSVKNPTFDIKTKGNTNAGIDLNSIVIEGVPQDVYTIKQTATGAQIIFDEYTLTENITITYNTVSKNAGQISTETSISADNLEQMTETRRTVTTTPLVLRFSDGDAEGIVYLAQAQFRAYNEKDQAINIPNVLFELVDNVTHNQTEFTTDENGEYKFDAIMSGEYTLRATAIPVGYTIAEEYLEGKAIKVMKDTNSFEIPLKEVVDHTSVSAKDSTIYVGSHWQPEDNFTGATDQEGKPMAFDQITVAGTVDTEKVGEYEITYRNQDKEAKAIVFVVANQETLFVKDSTIYVGDSWQAKDNFVSATDEHGASIPFEEITPSGTVDTTKPGIYEMTYRFSGQTEIAKITVLPNQTSVLGKDSTISVGTTWTPADNFVEATDKTGKPVAFDQITVTGTVDTSKVGDYEVTYENQGQKDQIIVHVVAVKATLAVKDSTIYVGDPWKAADNFISATDETGQTISIQTITVTGTVDTTKAGVYEVVYGYGTLKETAKVTVKADQSTLVVKDSTIYVGDDWQSVDNFVSATDRDGKAISFEEVEVTGTVETKEKGENQVSYTIQTTQKADPSNTKKAVKAQKQRTETAKITVLERNSPKPNETNKKQTHLSKQNKQGHLPKAGEKDNHYVRLIGLLALSITMIGVIRSRKRRTD
- a CDS encoding acetyltransferase, which gives rise to MIRIEKVNINNPDLVELIKELNDFFNEEWGTEVAQSYQNHHNLTEMSCAVVAYDEQEAVGCGCWKLLDEHTPEIKRMFVKPTSRGNGAAGKIMQALESDILEQGYQQAVLETGKDMLSAIGFYERHGYQIIQNYGEFVGDELCICMKKRLELKPN